Below is a window of Virgibacillus sp. NKC19-3 DNA.
TCTTGTCAAAGGAAACATTAGATGCAACGATGTCCGTGCTCGATGTTGGTTGTGGGACTGGTCAAACGGCTGCATATATTGCCAAGCAGTACCAATGTCATGTTATAGCTTTAGATTCCAGCGAAATTATGTTGGAAAAGGCCAAACAAAGGTTTTCATCCTTAAATATACCTGTTGAAGTGAAGCAGGGGGATGCAGAATATCTTCCTTTCGAGACATCGGTATTTGATATCATCCTTTGTGAATCGGTGGCATTATTTACGGATATTCCATTAACTATATCGGAATATAAAAGAGTATTAAAGCCAAATGGTGTATTGCTTGCAATCGAAATGGTACTTGAAAAGGAATGCTCTGAAGAAAAAATAAAACCAATACGTCAATTTTACGGAGTTGATCGGATACTAACGGAATCAGAGTGGTATACTCATTTTAAAAGTGTCGGTTTCAGCCATATAACGACAAGCA
It encodes the following:
- a CDS encoding class I SAM-dependent methyltransferase; this translates as MDYSYLNSLAQFGVGGAHPGGLKLTRYILSKETLDATMSVLDVGCGTGQTAAYIAKQYQCHVIALDSSEIMLEKAKQRFSSLNIPVEVKQGDAEYLPFETSVFDIILCESVALFTDIPLTISEYKRVLKPNGVLLAIEMVLEKECSEEKIKPIRQFYGVDRILTESEWYTHFKSVGFSHITTSKYNGLFDGNDLQNAPDFSLSEHIDDAHVEVLEKHAQLVKAYRDILGFRIFRCR